The Agromyces sp. G08B096 DNA window GTTGACATGTCGGCAGGTTCGGTGGCGCTCTCGATGCGGCCGCCCTGTGACTCGACCTTGTCGACGGCGATCGCCCAGTCGAGTCGTGCGCGCGAGAGTCGCGACCACTTCCACAGGACGATGACGTCGGCGGCGCCGGTCTCTACCATGCCCATGGTGCGCAGCACGGCCGGCCGTTTGAACGTGCGTCCCGAGACGCCCGGGTCTGCCTCGACCGCGACGACGTCGTAGCCCTGCCGTTCGCAGTACTGCCGTGCCGCGGCCTCTTGTAGTTCGAGGCTGACGGACTCTTCACGGTAGGTGGACTGGCGCAGGTAGAGAACGGCTCGTGTCGGCCGTTCTGGCGCTGCTTGCAGTGCGCCTCTCCCCCGGTTGCTCACGGCGACCACTCTCGCTCACTGGTTGCCATATAGTCAACCCTCGACGTGGATGCTCAGTGCCAGCCCCTAGAACTGGCGGGCGACGGCGCGGCGGTGGAGCTCCGCGGTGAGGCGTTCTGTGGGGACGCGTTGCAGCGCGGGCATGCCGTCGGAGTCGTGCTCTTCGAGCCACCCGATCTCGTCAAGCGCTTGGTAGGGGTCGGCGTCTCGTTCGAGGGAGATTCGGACGACGGCGTCGAGGGTGAAGCCTTCCTTGACCCACCGCCCGACGGTCGTGTGGTCCCGTCCGAGGGATCGGGCAATCCCTCGGATGGTGGTCTGGCCGGTGATCCGGCGGAGCCATTCGAGCCTGCGCTGCTCGTAGGGTGGGCGGTGTTTCGACATGGGCTTTCGGGTGGTGCGCTGACGCACCGCCCCGACCCCCAAAACGGGGGCCAGTCTCGGTGTGTCGTGGTGCGGGTTGGTGCGGGTTCCCCTATTTAACCGCCGATCTGGCGGTGGGAAACCCCACCAGGACGTTTGGCGATGTCTGGGGCAGCGTTTACCGTACGGTGACACAGAGGTCGGGGGTCATGGTGAAGCAGGACGGCAGCGTCACGTCGCGATTCAGCGAGGTGCGTGTGTGCGGCGCGGGGGCGCCGTGCGAGAAGATGTGCCCGGACAAGCGGGTTGGGCGAGTATGCCCTTCGCTTGCGCAGTGGCTCGCGATGCGGGCGGCGGCTACTCCTCCGACGCCTCAGCCTCAGCCCGAGCCTGCACTCGCTGCTCATACTCGCTGAACGAGAACCCGAGCTTCGCGATCGCGTCCATCAGCAACCAGAACGGGATCTCACGTTCGCCGACGAGGTAGCGACGGAAGACGTGGTAGTTCATCTCGAGTCCGCGGGACGCGAAGCTGCGAACCGAGCCCCATTCGCTGGCCTGGATGTCGTCGCTGAGCTGGTCCATCCAGACCTTGGTTGTGCCATTGGCCATATGGTCACCATATCGCCCATTTCTATGAAGTTGCTAACCGGGATGACGATTTCAGGGTTATCCCGTAGACCGGCTCCTCGTCTGCACTGTTGAACCGGATTCGCTGATTCGGTCACCAAGTGGTTGCCATACGGTCACCATGGGCGTATGGTTACCGCATGGTCACCACGGAAGCCAGCGCAGGCGTCGCCGAGAAGGTTCGGCAGGCCCTGCGCGAGCAGGAACGCAACATCACGTGGCTGTCCCGCAAGACCGGAATCCCGTACTCGACGCTCTGGGTGCACCTCACGAAGCGGCCCGAGAACCTCACGTTCGCGACCGTCGTCGCGATCGCTGAAGCTCTCGCGCTGCCCGTCTCCCACTTCGCCGTGACGCCGGCTCAGCCGACGCGCGGCAGGAAGGCAGCGTGAGCATGCCCACGAAGCAGGAGTGCCTGCGTGCCGCGGCCCTCGTACTCATTCAGATCGATGAGCGCCTCGACCGGGAAGACCGGGAAGCGGAGGCCATGGCGCAGCAGCGCGCCGCCTGACCTCAACGAAAACGCCCCGCGGCAACGGGGCGAATCCGAAAGGAGAGAACTCCCTTGAACACTCTCAACGCTACCACCTCTGAGGCGGTGAAGCACCTGCACCACCGGCATGACCCGGACACGTCCGCGACCGCGGCGGCGTCCGCGTCGGACATGGATGCCGTCCGTGACGCGATCGTCGCGCTCCTCGAGGAGGAACCTCGCACGGTCACGGAGCTGACGGCGGCGTACTGCCGGCTTCGTCTGGTGAACGGGTGGCCGTTCCTCACGGATCTGCACAACATCGCCCGTCGCACGTCGGATCTGCATGACCGGGGTGTGATCTACGACACCGGTGTCCGGCGTCCGACTCGGTTCGGTCGCCCGTCCGCGGTGTGGGCCGTGAAGGAGGTGGCCTGAGATGGGCCGCCACGTCGGGCCCCTGTCGGCCGTCTCGCTGATGGAGGAGACGTACCTGGAGGCGGACGCCCGTGAGGGTTCCCTTCCCGAGCGCCTGGAATCGTCGGGGCGTCACGTCCGGGATGGGGTCGAGGAAGGCTCCCTCCGTGCCATCCGCCGTCAGCTGTTCCGCACCCCGGAGGTGGCGTGATGGCCGAGACCGTGACCGCCCGTTTCGAGCGCGGCACCCGCGTCGTCGTGCACCAGTTCATCCGCCGCAACGACGACACCGACACCGACTCCCTCGACGGCTGGGTCGTCTTCCACAGTGAAGCGGTCATCGTGATCGCGAACACCCCCGACTGGGCCGACCTCGACCCGGAGGACTACTACACGGCGACGTTCCCTCTCGATGAGGTCATCGTCTCCCCGTTCACCCCGGAGCGCGCGGAGACCGGTTCGACCAACGTCGCCGCCACGCTCCTGCTCGTCGCAGCCGCCCTCGTCTTCTGGGGGGTCCTCGGCCGCGCACCCATCCTCATCGCCGCCGGGGTCCTCCTCGCCGGCCCCGTACTCGTCGTCCTGCTCGTGCAGGGCGCCACCCGTAAGGACTTCACCTCATGACCATCCTTGCTTTCAAGGGCTTCAACCCGGACCTCACGTGCCGCGGCTTCCAGTTCAAGGAAGGCGAGACGTACGAGCACGAAGGACCGGTGAAAGCATGCCAGTCCGGCTTCCACGCCGTGACGATGCCGCTCGACGTCCTCAAGTACTACCCGCCGGCGAAGTCGGTGTACCACCAGGTCGAACTCGAAGACGTCGACACCGACACGGACGACTCGAAGGTCGCCGCCCGGAAAATCACAATCGGCGCGAAGCTCGACCCCACTGGCCTGATCAAGGCGCAGGTCGACTTCGTGTTCAAGAACGCGAAGCCCGTCGAAGGTGCTACGTCGAAGCGAATGAACACCGCCGTGAAGGCGGAGGTTGCGAACGGCGCGGCGACCGCCTCCGGGTACTCCGGCGCGGCGACCGCCTCCGGGTACTCCGGCGCGGCGACCGCCTCCGGGGACTACGGCGCGGCGACCGCCTCCGGGGACAAGTCAGTCGCTACCGCGACAGGCTACGACGGTCGAGCCCGCGGCATCGTCGGCACCGCCCTGCTCCTCGTCGAACGCGACGCCGAGTGGAACATCGTGGGCGCGGCTGGGGTCCTCGTCGACGGCAAGAAGATCAAGGCCGATACGTGGTACCGGCTCCATGGCGGGAAGGTCGTGACCGCATGACCTTCTACGACATCGACGAACCCGTGGTGGAGGGTCGCACGACCACCATCACGTACCGGGTCGCCGAAACCAATCCAAACGGGCCGACGCAGGTCACCACGCACCTGCTGTCCGTCTGCCCGACCGACATCACCGTGGAGCTCCGCCAGGACGACACGATCATCACCCTCCCCGAGGGCGAGTACCTCGCGGTGCTGCTGGAGCGTGCATCGCATGCCGTGATCGACGGCCACGGGTTCACGTTCACCGGCCCCCTCGCGGAAGACCCGGACACGGTCGGCGCGGTCATCGTGGACGCCCCGCTCGTCGACCTCGTTCTCGAAGCGATCACCCGGGCCACCCGTGAAGACGTCTTCAACCCGATGCCGTTCATCCGCGACATGTTCGCGCCGTTCAAGGGAGGGCCGGCATGGTGACCCCGGTTGAGGCGCTCCAGCAAGCGATGCTGGAGTACGCGGAGGCGATCCGCGGTGACTGGTCCGACTTCGACGGGCGCAGTGAGCGGAACGTCATCGAGTCATGGGTTGACGAGCTGCGTAACCCAGACGAATCGCACACCCTCTCGTGGTGGCGTGACCAGCTCGGCATTTGCCCGGACGGTAACGGTCATTGGGCGGGCTTCCGTTGGGGGCACTGCCGCGCAGACGACTGCCCGACGTCGGTCTCTCGTGAGGAGGCCCGCTCGTGAACTGGGACGGAAACGGGTACGCCGAAGCCGAGCAGGTGCAGGACCAGCCGGGCCCCTTCACGACGACGTTCGTGTTCCCGTGGGCGAAAGCACCCCTGTCGATGAACCAGCGCCTCCACAAGATGGCGGAAGCGAGGATCATCGCCGACCTGCGGCACCTGATGCACGCGAAGGCCCGCCACATCCCCGAGCTCGACCGGTGCGAGGTCCGCCTCGTCTGGTTCGTGAACACCCGCCGGCGCCGGGACGACGAGAACATCGTCGCCACCCTGAAGCCGCTGTGCGACGGCCTCGTCGACGCGGAAGTCGTCCCCGACGATACCCGCGCCTACATGGTCAAGCACATGCCGGAGATCCGGTACGAGAAGGGCTGCGAACCCCGCTTCGAGTTCACCATCACCGAACTGAGGGCAGACGCATGACCTACCAGAGCATCACCGGGTGGGACGACCTCATCTACCCGGACGACTACGCCGAGCAGGTCATCAACCCGGACGACTACTACGAGCAGGTCATCGACCTCGCCGACGCAGGGAGGGACGACCTGTGAGCGAGCCGTTCATCATCCTCCACTCCGGCGAGGACCGCGACGGGTGGCTCGAAGCGCGGCGCCCCGTCGTCACCGCGACCGACGTCGCCCGACTCGCGCGCGGCGGAGCCGGGGTCTGGGCCGCTATCCGGGCCGAGAAGGCCGGCCGTGGCCGAGACTTCCGTAACGCCGCGATGCAGCACGGCAACGAGCGTGAACCATTCATCGCCGCCTACGCGCAGTCGGCGTTCGGCATCCGCCCATCCAAGGCGCTCGTCGCAGCCTCCGACCGGCCCGAGTTCGCTGCCACCCCCGACGGCATCGGACCGGACGAGGTCGGCGAGTACAAGACGACCGTGCACGACTGGGCCGTTCTCTCCGACGCTCCCGGGCGTTACATCGACCAGGCGCTATGGCAGATGCGCGTCACCGGCCGTCGGCGGGCCCGGCTCGTGTTCGAGCCGCACGACAACGGCATCCCCCTCTACCCGTTCCCGAAGGACTTCCTCATCGAGTGGGACGCGAAACGAGTCGCGGAGCTTGAAGAAGTCGCCGACGAGTTCTTCACCCTCGCGGTAGCCGCCGACGAGGACGCGGCGGAGCTCGACGCGCTTCTCACGGAGTACGCGACCCTCGCGGAGATCGCCGACGCCGCGAAAGCACGCGCCGACGCAGCGAAGGCGCGCATCGAGGACCATCTCGACGGCAAGCCTCGCCGGTTCGAGGGCTCGCTGGCGAACCTCACCCGCTCGAAGGACGGCTTCTCCAAGCGATTCGACCAGACCGCGCTCAAGGAAGCCGACCCCGACACGTTCGAGAAGTACCTGAGGTCTACCCCGACGAAGGGTCGCCTCACGATCACCCTGCGAGGTGCAGCATGACCGACACCATCGACGCGCTCGCGAAGATGCGCGAACCCGTCCCGTCCGACCAGATCCACTACCTCACGAAGGCCGCCAACCGCGACGACAAGAACAAGCTCGGCTGCAAGGAGCAGAACGGGAAGAACGTCTCCGCCGACGGCATCTACTGCGGCGGTTACCACGTGAAGTCGTTCCACATCGCCTACTGGGGTCACGCCGACCTCACGAACCGCCTCCTCGAAGCGGACCCCGAGTGGTCGTGGGAGCCCGTCTCGTTCGACGAGCAGGGCCTACCCACGTTCGACCGGAACGGCGGCCTCTGGATCAGGCTCACCGTCGGCGGCGTCACCCGACTCGGCTACGGCGACTCCCAGGGCAAGACCGGCCCGAACGCGGTGAAGGAAGCCATCGGCGACGCGCTCCGCAACGCAGGGATGCGATTCGGGGCCGGCCTCGAACTGTGGTCGAAGTCCGACCTCTCCGCCGCCGTCGACGACGGTGAAGCGCGCGAGTGGCTCATCGAAGCCGAAGCCGCGGAGACGATCGGAGAGATCCGCGCGATCTGGCAGGAGGCCCGCAAGGCCGGCGCCGACAAGGACACCCTCGACAAGATCAGCGTCCTCGGGCAGGAGCGTCTGTCGTGACCGAGCTCGCAAACCTCGAAACCGGTGAGCTCGTCGACTACGAGCCGATGAACCCCGTCGAGCTGGAGTACCTGATCGTGGAGATCGGGAAGCGCCTCGAAGCGTCGGTGCCCGCGATCAAGCAGATGTGGGCCGACCGGTATACCGCGGAGCGCGAGTTCATCGAGGGCCATGCCCGGGCGATGCTCCAGTCCGGGCAGAGCACCGTCGCCATGGCCCGCAAGGAGGCGGACCTGTCGACCCTCGAGCTGAAGCGGAAGTTCGACGACGCGAAGACAATCCTCCACGCCGCCGAGGAACTCCAGAAGGCGCTGCAGGCGCGGCTCTTCGGCATGCAGAACATCAACCGCGTCATCGCGACGCTCTACAACTCCGGAGGCTCCCGATGAGCATCCCCCTGCCCCGCATCACTCCCCCGCCGTCGTCCCGAGGTGAGGACCCGGAACGGTGGAAGGAACTCGCCACGTGCGCCCAGATCTCCAGCGACCCGTGGTTCCCCGAAGCCGGCGGTGACGGTGGTGCGCAAGCGAAAGCGATCTGCGCCACCTGCCCGGTCCGTCAGCAGTGCCTCGACTACGCGATCGAGCACCACGAACGCTACGGCATCTGGGGCGGCCTCGGCCGTGACGAACGCGCCCGATACGCACGAGAGAAGGCTGCAGCATGAAGCGCGACACCCGGGCGGCGTACCGTGCCCGCGCCGCCGCGACCGAGCGGCGAGTCGACGAGGCCGTGGCCGCGGTGCAGGCTGAGCGGGACGCCGAGCACCGTGCCGCCCGGGAGGTCGCGGCCGCGGTGGAGGCCGCCCGGGTGCGGCTTACCCGCGACGACATCCTCGGAGCGACGCATGTCCGCACCCCGTACGGCTGGCACAAGGTCGCACGCGTGAACAAGACGACGGTCTCCGTCGAGACCGCGTACTCGTGGACCGACCGTTACCCGTTCGACAAGATCCTCGAGGTCCGGACGGTGACCGCATGAGCGCGCTCACGATCGGCTCCCTGTGCTCCGGCTACGGCGGACTCGACCTGGCCGTCGAGGAGTTCTTCGCCGCACGTACCGAGTGGTTCGCGGAGTTCGAGGACGCCCCGTCGCGTGTGCTCGAGCATCACTGGCCGGGCGTGCCGAACCTCGGGGACATGACCCGGGTCGACTGGTCGCAGGTCGAGCCGGTGGACATCGTGACCGGCGGCACACCGTGCCAGGACCTGTCGGCCGCTGGCCGACGTCGGGGCATGACGGAGGGCACCCGCTCGAACCTGTGGGTGCAGATGCGGGAGTGCATCGCCGCCACCCGACCGTCGGTCGTGGTCTGGGAGAACGTGAGAGGTGCGTACAGTGCGCGAGCCGATAGCGACGTGGAGCACGAGCAGGGACTGCTGGGAGTCGCCCCGGATCGACCTGCTCTCCGAGCACTCGGACGTGTACTCGGAGACCTTTCCGACCTCGGGTTCGACACGGAGTGGGTCGGCCTTCGCGCGTCCGACGCAGGTGCCCCGCACGGACGGTTCCGCGTATTCGTCGTCGCGCACCGTCGTCCTTCCGACACCAGTGGTGACGGATTCCGCCTCGTCAGCACGCCACACGACCACGACCGGGCGGATGCACTCGGGGACTTCGCTGACGGACGCCATGCGATTGCTCCCGACGCCCGAAGCGAAGCTGTCGGCCTCCGGGCCCGACTACGCCCGATCGAACCGACCAGGCTCGGGCGGGGACGACCTGCTGACCACGTTGTGGAAGCTGCTCCCGACACCGACGACAGAGCCGACCACAGGGAACGGGCACGCCCGGAATCTCGGCGCGGAAGCGCGTCTGCTTCCGACGCCGACCTCGTCGGAGGGGCTGGGCGGTCACGTGCGACGGAGCGGAGCGAGATCCGACGAGTTACTCCTGAGTGGAGTGGCGAAGGAACTCGTTGGGGAGCTTACGAACCCGCCATCCGACGGTGGGAACGAGTTCTCGGACGAGTAGCCCCGTCCCCGACGAACCCGGACGGCCGCGGCGGATCACAGCGGCTCGCACCCGAGTTCGTCGAGTGGATGATGGGCCTCCCTGCAGGCTGGGTCACCGATGTTGCGGGCATCAGTCGCAACCAGATGCTCCGCATGCTCGGCAACGGTGTCGTACCCCAGCAAGCCGCCCTCGCGATCGAAGTCGCCTGGGAGCGGCTCGGCGACGTCCGGCAGGCGGTTGCGGCATGAGCTCGATGCAGGCAAGCACGAAGGTCGCGAGCGTGAGCAGGGTCTCAATGGTGTCGGCGGTCTCCACCGCGCGGAGCGTAAAGGTGACGCTCCAGATTTCCAAGACGGTCATGCAGGAGAAGTCCGCCAGTACTTCATCGGCTGCCCAGGGTACGCCGACCTTCGACCACGCGCACCACGTCGCCGGTGTCGACTGCTACGGCGAACGCTGCGCGTGCGGTGAGACCCGGCCCCGCCTGATCGAGCACTTCGCCGACATGGCCCTCGACGCGCTCGACGCAACCCGGAAGAAGAAGACGACGAGGAGGCGAGCAGCATGAGCGTCCACGTCGGAATCGAACTCCCCAACGACGTGTACCGGGCCCTCGTGCCGCAGGCGGAGCGGTGTGACACGCAGGTCCCCAAGCTCATCGCCCTCGGGGTCACAAACTCGGTGCGCGGCGTCACCGCAGCCGCTGGCCGCCACGACCGCGAGTTGAGGGATGCCGCGATCGCAGTCCTGAACGGGCAACTCTGGACGGACAACCGCATCGCTGGTGCGCTCGGCCTCTCCCCGTCTTCCGTCGGGTCGGTGCGGGAACGTCTCGGGCTCCCGAAGCGGTCCACCACAGGCCGCCGGAAGAGGGAGCAGGCGGCATGACGTCGACGAAGATCATCAACCGGGTCCTCGACCGCGACCACCGCATGTGCGTCATCCGTGGCCCGTTCTGCACCGTGCACGCCACATGCGCTGACCACCGTGCCGGCCGGGGTGCTGGCGGGTCCCCGATCCTCGACGACCCCGCGAACCTGATCGCCGCATGCCAGCTGTGCAACGTGTGGAAGGAAGACGCCACCGGTCCCGACCGGGAGAAGCTCATCCACCGTGGCGTGCGGCTCGTGAAGCGAGCCACGAACGAGGCCACGCTCGAGCTTGCCCGCATCATCCCGCTCCGGTTCCCCGACGGCACGTCGTGGCGACTGAACTCCGACGGCACGAAGCACCAGCTCGTCGCGGCGGAGGCTCAAGAGATCCTCGCGCTGTACGGCATCCACGGGGCGGTGGCGTGATGGCGGTGAAGCACGAACTGCTCCCCCTGTTCGTCGCGGCGGGGCTGAGCGACAGCCGCATCGTGCGGCACTACGGTGTCGCTCCCCTCACGGTCCTGCGCTGGCGCAAGGCTGAGGGGCTCGCGACGCAGTGGAAACCCAAAGTCGTCGAGCATGGTGAGAGCGCATACAAGAAGCGCGGATGCCGCTGCGACGTTTGCCGGGCTGCAAACACCAAGGCTCAGCAGACCGGCAATGTTCGACGCCGTGCCCTCACCGAGGCGAACGGGGGAATCGCTCCCATCGCCCGCCACGGGCTCAGCACGGGACGCAACTGGGGCTGCTGGTGTGAGGTGTGCCGAGGCGCGATCAAGGCCGCGAACGACGCCTGGACGGCTACGCATCGGAGGGCCGGCTGATGGCCCGACGCATCCGCACCGTGAAGCCCGAGTTCTGGGAGTCGGAGGACGTCGCCCGGCTTCCCAAGCTCGCCCGCCTGACGATGCTCGGCCTGTTCAACTACGCCGACGACTACGGCCGGTTTAAGGCGAACCCGGCGCTGATCAAGGCAGCCGTGTGGCCGCTCGATGACGACGTGACCGCTGACGATGTACACGACCATCTGACGCACATGAACGAGGGTGGGCAGATCGTCTCCTACGAGGTCGAGGGCCGTGGCTACTACGTCTTCGCGAAGTGGGCAGAGCACCAGAAGGTGGATCGCCCGTCGAAGTCCTCGATCCCCGCGCCAGCAGGTTCCGACGACGCTCGCGAGTCCTCGCGAGCGTCTCGCGAGGACTCGTCGCAGGAGGGGAAGGGAAGGGAAGGGAACAGGGAGGGGGACGCGCGAGGCGCGACACCCCCCTCGGAGTTCTGCCCCAAACACCCGACCGGCACCACCCAGAAGTGCGGCCCGTGCGGTGATGCCCGCCGCGCCCGGAAGGCGTGGGACGCCGCACAGAAGGCGAAGCCGTCAGCCCGCCCGCCCAGGAAGGGCGAGTGCCGTCACCGGTTCGTCGGCGGCTACTGCGCGGAGTGCTCGATCAAGGAGGCCGCATGACCGCGATCACTCACTACGACCGGGAGTTCGACGACTTCATGCGCCGCGCCCGCGGCAGGAAGGCACGCATCACCCGGGAACGGTTCATCCCGTCCCCGGCGGAAACCCTGCGTCGTGACTACGACGAGCACACCGAGCGCCTGAGAGCGCAGATCCAAACCGAACGAAGGAGAGCAGCATGACCCAGATCAGCCTCATCGGGAACCTCACGTCCCCCGTCGAACTCAGGTTCACGGCGAACGGGAAGGCCGTCGGCAACGTGACCGTCGCCGTGAACCGGAAGCGTGGCGACCAGGAGGAGACCGACTTCCACCGCGTCACCCTCTGGGAGCAGCTCGCGGAGAACGCAGCACAGCTCGAGAAGGGCACCCG harbors:
- a CDS encoding WhiB family transcriptional regulator; translated protein: MSIPLPRITPPPSSRGEDPERWKELATCAQISSDPWFPEAGGDGGAQAKAICATCPVRQQCLDYAIEHHERYGIWGGLGRDERARYAREKAAA
- a CDS encoding YqaJ viral recombinase family protein — its product is MSEPFIILHSGEDRDGWLEARRPVVTATDVARLARGGAGVWAAIRAEKAGRGRDFRNAAMQHGNEREPFIAAYAQSAFGIRPSKALVAASDRPEFAATPDGIGPDEVGEYKTTVHDWAVLSDAPGRYIDQALWQMRVTGRRRARLVFEPHDNGIPLYPFPKDFLIEWDAKRVAELEEVADEFFTLAVAADEDAAELDALLTEYATLAEIADAAKARADAAKARIEDHLDGKPRRFEGSLANLTRSKDGFSKRFDQTALKEADPDTFEKYLRSTPTKGRLTITLRGAA
- a CDS encoding DNA cytosine methyltransferase — protein: MSALTIGSLCSGYGGLDLAVEEFFAARTEWFAEFEDAPSRVLEHHWPGVPNLGDMTRVDWSQVEPVDIVTGGTPCQDLSAAGRRRGMTEGTRSNLWVQMRECIAATRPSVVVWENVRGAYSARADSDVEHEQGLLGVAPDRPALRALGRVLGDLSDLGFDTEWVGLRASDAGAPHGRFRVFVVAHRRPSDTSGDGFRLVSTPHDHDRADALGDFADGRHAIAPDARSEAVGLRARLRPIEPTRLGRGRPADHVVEAAPDTDDRADHRERARPESRRGSASASDADLVGGAGRSRATERSEIRRVTPEWSGEGTRWGAYEPAIRRWERVLGRVAPSPTNPDGRGGSQRLAPEFVEWMMGLPAGWVTDVAGISRNQMLRMLGNGVVPQQAALAIEVAWERLGDVRQAVAA
- a CDS encoding helix-turn-helix transcriptional regulator; this encodes MVTTEASAGVAEKVRQALREQERNITWLSRKTGIPYSTLWVHLTKRPENLTFATVVAIAEALALPVSHFAVTPAQPTRGRKAA